One segment of Alligator mississippiensis isolate rAllMis1 chromosome 13, rAllMis1, whole genome shotgun sequence DNA contains the following:
- the CLCN6 gene encoding H(+)/Cl(-) exchange transporter 6: MAARGCCCCRCCGERESRTPEELTILGETREEEEDEILPRKDYESLDYDRCINDPYLEVLESLDNKRSRRYEAVKWVVVFAIGVCTGLVGLFVDFSVRLFSQLKFRVVQSSVEECSEKGCLALSLLELLGFNLTFVFLASLLVLIQPVAAGSGIPEIKCYLNGVKVPGVVRLRTLVCKALGVLFSVAGGLFVGKEGPMIHSGAVVGAGLPQFQSISLRKIQFNFPYFRSDRDKRDFVSAGAAAGVAAAFGAPIGGTLFSLEEGSSFWNQGLTWKVLFCSMAATFTLNFFRSGIQFGSWGSFQLPGLLNFGEFKCSESDKKCHLWTAVDLGFFILMGIVGGLLGATFNCLNKRLAKYRMRNVHPKPKLVRVLESLLVSLTTTVVVFVASMVLGECRQMSSTNHSGNGSLSLQDSSEDLNASIKTFFCPNETYNDMATLFFNPQESAILQLFHQDGTFSPVTLSLFFLLYFFLSCWTYGVSVPSGLFVPSLLCGAAFGRLVANLLKSYIGLDHIYSGTFALIGAAAFLGGVVRMTISLTVILIESTNEISYGLPIMITLMVAKWTGDFFNKGIYDIHVTLRGVPLLEWETEVETDKLRASDIMEPNLTYVYPHTRIQSLVSILRTTVHHAFPVVTENRGNEREFMKGNQLISNNIKFKKSSILTRAGEQRKRSQSMKSYPSSELRNMCDEHITTEEPPEKEDLLQQMLERRYTPYPNLYPDQSPSEEWTMEERFRPLTFHGLILRSQLVTLLVRGVCYSESQSSANQPRLSYGEMAEDYPRYPDIHDLDLTLLNPRMIVDVTPYMNPSPFTVSPNTHVSQVFNLFRTMGLRHLPVVNAVGEIVGIITRHNLTHEFLQARLRQHYQTL; this comes from the exons ATGGCGgcgcggggctgctgctgctgccgctgctgcgggGAGCGCGAGAGCCGCACCCCCGAGGAGCTG ACCATCCTGGGCGAGACccgcgaggaggaggaggacgagatCCTGCCGCGCAAGGACTACGAG AGCTTGGATTACGACCGCTGCATCAACGACCCGTACCTGGAGGTGTTGGAAAGCCTGGACAACAAG AGAAGCCGGAGGTATGAAGCGGTCAAATGGGTGGTGGTCTTTGCCATCGGCGTCTGCACGGGCCTG GTGGGACTATTTGTGGATTTCTCGGTCCGACTCTTCTCCCAGCTCAAGTTCCGGGTGGTACAAAGCT CGGTGGAGGAGTGCAGTGAGAAGGGCTGCCTTGCCCTGTCCCTGCTTGAGCTGCTGGGTTTCAACCTGACCTTCGTCTTCCTGGCCAGCCTGCTTGTCTTGATCCAG CCTGTGGCCGCTGGCTCTGGCATCCCTGAAATCAAATGCTACCTGAATGGGGTGAAGGTGCCTGGGGTAGTCCGTCTCCGGACGCTAGTGTGCAAAGCTCTGGGTGTGCTCTTCAGTGTGGCTGGAG GTCTCTttgtggggaaggagggtcccATGATCCACAGTGGGGCTGTGGTGGGTGCTGGCTTGCCACAG TTCCAGAGTATCTCTTTGAGGAAGATCCAGTTTAATTTCCCCTATTTCCGCAGTGACAG GGACAAAAGGGACTTTGTGTCTGCCGGAGCCGCTGCAGGCGTGGCGGCTGCCTTTGGGGCCCCAATTGGGGGcacactcttcagcctggaggagGGATCCTCCTTCTGGAACCAGGGGCTCACGTGGAAAGTG ctcTTTTGCTCCATGGCTGCCACCTTCACCTTGAATTTCTTCCGCTCCGGGATTCAGTTTGGGAGTTGGGGGTCTTTCCAGCTCCCAGGGTTGCTCAACTTCGGCGAGTTCAAG TGCTCAGAATCTGATAAGAAATGCCACCTCTGGACAGCTGTGGACTTGGGCTTCTTCATCTTGATGGGCATCGTCGGGGGCCTTCTCGGAGCCACCTTCAACTGCTTGAACAAGAGGCTAGCCAAGTACCGCATGCGCAACGTGCACCCCAAGCCAAAGCTGGTCAG GGTCCTGGAGAGCCTGCTGGTGTCACTCACCACCACCGTTGTGGTGTTTGTCGCCTCCATGGTGCTCGGGGAGTGCCGACAGATGTCCTCCACCAACCATAGTGGCAATGgctccctgagcctgcag GACTCCTCTGAGGACTTGAACGCAAGCATCAAGACCTTCTTCTGCCCCAACGAGACCTACAACGACATGGCGACACTGTTCTTCAACCCCCAGGAGTCGGCCatcctgcagctcttccaccaGGACG GTACTTTCAGCCCAGTCACACTCTCCTTGTTCTTCCTTCTCtatttcttcctctcctgctgGACGTATGGGGTCTCCGTGCCCAGTGGCCTGTTTGTTCCGTCACTGCTTTGCGGGGCTGCCTTCGGACGGCTGGTCGCCAACCTCCTGAAAAG CTACATTGGCTTAGACCACATCTACTCAGGGACCTTCGCATTGATCGGGGCGGCCGCCTTCCTTGGGGGTGTGGTCCGCATGACGATTAGCCTCACCGTTATCCTGATAGAGTCCACCAATGAGATCTCATACGGACTTCCGATAATGATCACACTGATG GTGGCCAAATGGACAGGGGATTTCTTCAACAAGGGCATCTATGACATCCACGTGACCCTGCGGGGGGTGCCGCTGCTGGAGTGGGAGACTGAGGTGGAAACGGACAA GCTGCGAGCCAGTGACATCATGGAGCCAAACCTGACCTACGTCTACCCCCACACCCGCATCCAGTCCCTGGTCAGCATTCTGCGCACGACTGTCCATCATGCCTTTCCAGTGGTGACTGAGAACCGGGGCAACGAGAGGGAGTTCATGAAAGGGAACCAGCTCATCAGTAACAACATTAAATTCAAG AAATCTAGTATCCTCACCCGGGCAGGGGAGCAACGCAAGCGAAGCCAGTCCATGAAGTCCTACCCATCCAGTGAGCTGCGCAATATGTGTGACGAGCACATCACCACGGAGGAGCCACCTGAGAAGGAGGACCTGCTGCAGCAAATGCTGGAGAGAAG ATATACCCCCTACCCCAACCTATACCCAGACCAGTCCCCCAGTGAGGAGTGGACCATGGAGGAGCGCTTCCGACCTCTCACCTTTCATGGCCTCATCTTGCGCTCACAGCTGGTCACACTGCTTGTCCGTGGAGTCTGTTACTCTGAGAGTCAGTCG AGTGCCAACCAGCCCCGCCTGTCCTATGGAGAGATGGCTGAGGACTATCCCCGCTATCCAGATATTCATGACCTGGACCTTACGCTGCTCAACCCACGCATGATAGTG